The Drosophila yakuba strain Tai18E2 chromosome X, Prin_Dyak_Tai18E2_2.1, whole genome shotgun sequence DNA segment ttaatattaattatgcaaaaccACACGTGTGGAACCCTCAAAGTTCTCAATCGTTGACAACGGGAAAGCCCACATATTCAAGAGCCTTCGTCTGGACAACCGAGGCCAGACATTGACCTCCGATTAAGTCGGCCCAAGAGTCTACGAACATACAAATGTGTTCAGATTTAGTTCAGATTTGGTTGATTTTAGGGGGTTGAAAAATGAAAGTCATTCACATTTCAGCACGGTTTAAAAACGTATAATGTcaaagtttataaaatatgCGTGGCAAAACAGTATGTTTTCCCCAATAAAGGCTCGGAATTACTTCTTTCCCCTGCCCTTTTTGGTGGTTGTCGTGTCCAGGGGAAGCGGACCCTCCGTCTGGACGAGATGATGCTTCAACTGGGCCCGTGTCTCCTGCACCTGGGCCACCACACTGATCATGTCCGCCTGGTAGATGCAGTAGTCACTCACGTTTAGACGCAACTTGTTCTTCTCCATGGCGCCATACAGAAATGAGTAAACGATGTGGCCCACGGGCACGTAGAACTTGAACCAATTGTTTAGACGTCCTCTgaaacataaattattaaaaataagttattaTAAAATCTGTGTTGTGTAACCAAGCTATGATACAGAAAATGTGAAACCCATCCAAACGATAATGATATCAAAAGTAATGCTATTTATATAGCAGCAGGCAAGCACTTACACTAGCTCAGATCGGTTGTGCAGGAAGTTGACGaacttggccaaattttcCACATCCTTACGCAAACTGAAGAAGAGAAAAAAGGTTATTAAGCCATGAGCCAGAGGTTATAGCTATGCAAAACCCACTTCTCTTCCGATTCGGCGAGGGTGGCTCCATCACGGATGAGCCGGACCTCCAGGTAAAATCCATGGCTGTACTTGTATCGCAGATACTGCAGGCTGCCGATGGCCAGCATCTCGCTGTCCTGAAACAGGATAATGAAGTCGGCAAGGATCTTGCACTCCAGCTCATCGTTGGTGGCAAAAATGATCGTCTTGCCGCAGTATCGGATATACCGAAGGATGTTCCAGATTTCCCGCCTGGTAGTTGCCGGCATGCCGCACGTGGGCTCGTCCAGAATGAGGACCTTGTTGTAGGCCACCAGTGCCAGGGCGATTTTTAACTTTTGCCGCTTCTCCGCCGTCAGCAAACTGCACTTCCGGTGCATCCAACCGGTCATGTTAAGCATGAGACACAGATCATGCATCTTTTCGCCGATCTTAGCCTCGGGAACACCACGGATCATGCACAACAGGCGAATGTGCTCCCGCGGTGTCAGCTCATTCAGGAGTCCTTTGTGCTGAGGACAGTAGCCCATGTATGTGTGGATGCTTTCCAGATCGTACTTGAAGTCCAGGCCTCGCATGTAGATCTCTCCAAATGCGAATCCCTTCTGGCCCACCAGCTGCCTTATCAAGTGACTCTTGCCAGAGTTGCGAGGCCCGAAGATGCCCATGCACATGTATCtagaaaaaaaacatacacCTGGTGAATAAGTGAAAAATTCGAGCTTATGGGAAAAAGCCACTTGTACAATAGCGAACTGACGTTCTGTAACACAGAAATCTCATGCTTAATCGCAGCTTTCTAGGATCTGGtcgtttatacggacggacagacaaacggacagtctcaatcgactcggctagtgAACCACATTGAAAATTTATACTTCAGATATGAGTTTTATATCCTCATGTACAATATATAGGGGACTACTCCACACTCACTTGTTCAGGGCAAAGGAGACAGTGTGTATCCTTTTGCCTGCAGCTGGGATCCTGGCCTCCACCTGATCCACTAAGAAGACGGACTGCTTGGCCTTGGTGTTATCCGCTTCGGCGATCTTTAGCTTCACGTCTGCCACATCACCATCGTCGAAGGGATAGGTGGCGGTTCTCATATTACGAAGACTGCCGGAGAGTCGGTTTTGGTTTATAGGTcgatacatataaatatattaaaaactcaCTCTCTGGATGTATGGAACTTCTTTTCCCTGCGATGCAGCTCAATCCAGAAAATCAGCATTAAGATAAATAAAGCAGACAATAACATGTACACAATGGGAGGTAAAATCCCCGGAGCAGCCCACTTGAACAGAGTGTCAACTAGAGCAAACCAATGAAAAAAAGTATTacatcaaataaaatttattaatttggcAAGAAATTTGCAAGTACTACACAACATATTAGGATCATGCAATTTTCATGAGATTTCGGATTAAGCACTGCTAcgaaaaaaattattgaagatatttaatatattaaataagGGACGAAATCGGATGGTCTcttaatcaatttcaaaataaaacatttacggaatttaatttaagaaaaCGGTCCAAAAATAAGCCATGACCAATAATAGCACCAAGATTTTAAAATGACATTTTAagattaataaaaactaaaactaaaataaaggGCAAATAATGGATTACCCGGACCGAGGACTCACATTTGCAATTCGGCACCACCTCCTTCATGTTCTCCTTCGTGCAGCTGTCGTGCGCCTCGCACTTGTCGACGCAGATTTCCTGCTCCAGATACCGGGCGTACACATTGCTAACTCCGTCCAGGAGCGAGAATCCGGGCGACATGCAGGCGGCGTAGAAGAAGATCTTATTGCTGTTCGCGACGTCCCAGTAGATGATATAGAGTACCAGGCCGGATGTTCCCTGCAGGAGTACGGAAACGAGAAATGCCCGGACCATCGACTTGTTCACGAACATGGATACCAGGTAGGTGAGTGGCAGGGCCGCCAGTCCGAAGATGGTCAACAGTAGCACCAGGATAGCGTTCTCGGCAAACCCAAAACCACCGATGCCCATCAGACTCATGATAACCACAATGATGATCGAGTAGACGAAGAAGGTGAACCAGTCCCAAAACAGATTGATGCCCCAGAAGACCCTCAAGCCAAGTCCGGCCATATGTTGCAGGAATCGAAGACCATAcatctcctcctccaccaGGGGGATGACGAAAACGGACACGGTCAGCGGTATGATGCATCCGACAACCAATGGCACATGGATGTGCGCGATCTTGTTGTCCAGCACATTGATCTTCCGGGACAGCCGTGTGGGCAGCGGATGGTTCTCCACCAAGGCAACTACATCCTTTTGCTCGGGATATGCAAGTCTGAAAATAAAGACCACAGGGAACTCTTTAATTAGATAAATCGTCTCGGTAAATACTTATCACGCGGCTATTAGAAAGAAACGACTGCTTTGCGAAGCAGTAGAAAAACTGCTTTAGAGACAGCTTTGATACAAAATGTGCACTGCAAAATAGCCGAAAATAGAATCTGCTCCTCTCTAGCTCTCATAGTTGCAAAGATCCCGccgtttatacggacagatatacggacagacaagactagatcgactcgactagtgatcctgatcaatgATATAGCCCCTGAATTATACATTAAAAGATTAAGATCTTATCACAATTAAAAGGGAAGTCTTTTAAAATAGTAGACGATAGGTAATTCTCACCTAAGTATGACATTATGCAGTAAGTTCAGCATCATGGGAGCCGAGTGAAATATATCCTGAGTTATATAGCCGTTTAGGTATTCGTTCCCGTCCGCCTCCACTGCCCCAAAACTGCTTAGCTCGTTCTTCTTTTTAAGATCGTTCCGGTAGCTTCCTTTTTTACAAACGAAGGATTCGTCATCAAAAGTTCGGGAGACATCGACGCTTTTCTTCTCGTTAACTTTCACCGCTGACTGGATGTCGATGTACCCGCATCCCTTTAGATTTGGCATGTATTTGAGCACGTCCTCTGGATCGTTGAAACCAATATGAATCGAGTTCTGACGCACTTTCGGCACATCCAGCGCCACGGACAGACGTGCAATGATGGCAATCAAAACGAAGCTGGTGAAGATCATGATAACGGGCCAAACATTGGGCGCCGTGTGGATCATCTTCTTGTAGAACATGGCTCGCATGCGTTGTTTGGTCAGTTGACTCTTGGAAACCACCTggtatttaaatgtttgcgCTGCAGAAACGGATAGAATTTGAATAGTTCTTTTTTCACCTGGCTAAATATAATTGCCCCCAAATAGGTAATACCCCAGGTTCGATGGCTTTATACGTACTGACATCCGGAATCATCTGTTGCTGCAGTCGAAACGAGGTGACCAGTGTCATGTAGATGTCGGAGAGTTCCGCACCCACCACTCTCACATTCTCAATGCCGAGCATCTTGCGATCGATCTCCAGGTGAATCAGTAGCTTCTGCAGCCTGGGTCGGTATATCACAGGCAGCCTGTAAGTCAGGGTATCACCGATCTCATTTTCCGGCTCGATGTTGTACATAATCTGGTTTATGTAGTCAGTGATAGGCTGATCAGGCACATGAGGCTTCTTGATGATGACCTTGAAAAAGAGACCGATACGCGTTATCAGTTATAGATCTGTTGATATAAAATCGGTTTATAAATACCAGATCCACATAGCTGCTGAACTTGGCTCGCAAAAAGAATGGTGTGCCACTGGCTTCCAGGACGCCCAGGCTGAGGATCCCGATGCGATCTGCGACGTGCTCCGCCTCGCCAACACTGTAAGTGGCTATGATAAAGGCACGATTTTCCTTCTCCGCATGGACAATAGACCAAAACAACTGCGCCTCCCGCCCCGTAAGCTGGGTGGTCGGCTCCTCCATTATAATGATGGGCGTATCTCCGGCCAGGCAGCAGCACAGCGCCACCAGTTTCATGGATCCCGAACTCAGCTTTCCGATCCGGACCCTCCGACTCTCCACGTGCTGATCCAGTATGGCCAACCACTTGCGCCTCTCGATTTCGTAGCGGTCGGACTCGCTGGGCGACAGTTTCAGGCGCACATGGTAGTCGATGGTCTGTTCCACGGTCAAGTGCTTGTTGAGCCCATGCTCATCGAAACGGAAGTCCACCATGCGACGGGCTTCGCCTAGTTGAATTGGTTCTTATGAGTATGGGTATGACTACAGCGTACctcgactattagatacccttCACTCAGCTAATGGAAGTGCGAGAAAGTGGGAGATATGCAGCAGAAATCTTATGGTTAAGCATGCAGATGTCTTAGATTAATGGTTGTGGGCGTtccagtgggcgtggcaaacttACTCGTTCCCAGCTCTTTTAGATCCCAAGATCTCggcgtttatacggacagacaaacggacatggccagattaACTTGGCTTATGATCCtgattaataatatatatactttaaagggtcggaaacgcttccgTTTAAGTACCTGTTAATTACAACCCTTTACTCTACCAGATTAACCAACTTACCATTGGGCTGATAGCTATTGCCCTTAATTAATACACTGCCACGAAGTGGGAACTTGAGGCCGGCCAGAATCCTCAGAAGTGTAAGTTTACCGGAGCCAATGTGGCCGAGAATCACAAACACCTCGCCACGATAGATTCGCATGGATATGTTCTTCAGGATCTTTCGCTCCGAGTCGCGATGTGATGTGCTGACATGGCGCAATCGCAAGAGCTCCACACTGCCCACATCACCGTACTCAAAGTTCTGGAAGCTCGGAGCCCTGCCCAAATACATAATGGTGTTATCCGAATCCTGTATCTTCCGCGGCCTATTGTTCACTACACGCCGACTGAGGAAGGTGCCCGGCATTCGCCACTGAATCGCCAGTAGAATGAGGAAGTAAATCAAGGCCGAGCTTATGGCCGATGTGAAGATCACAACGAAATCGATGGTGTTCACCATTTCTGGTTCCTCGATGCAGCTCCTGAACAAACTCATGCTGAAGTGCATCTGGCAGTTGCAGAAAGCCACCAGGATGAAGAACACATAGTACTTGTGGATGTCCCAGTAGCGTTCCAGTATAATGCAGAATGCCGCGTACATGAACAGCCAGAGCAGCAAGGCGAAAAGGACCGCATTCGTGGGATTGGCAAACAGTTTGGCCACCACCATTCCGGTAATAATGATCTCCACGGTGTACACTATGATGAAACAGACAAAGGCTATCGTTCCAGTGCCGGAAAACTCGCCTTCTCGCATTCCAAATGCCCAAAAGGTCTAAATATATTGGTTAAATTACTTCAGTTTCAAGTACGGCCAAGTGACACGGACTCACCAACACCATTACTGTATATATGGTACCCAAAATGCACATTCTGAGAAAAAGCACCAAAAACTTGATGCCCCACTGCATGCCAAAGGAGTAGCCGTAGTGCCACTGGTGCACCATCACACCATCCTCCACCTGGGCGGCCACGTTCTGGGAAAGAGCCAGAGAGCTTTCTAATATTTCATGTCATTATGCTTCTTGGGTGGCGTACTCACTCTGATGATATTCAGGAAGGGCAGAAGGTATATAAAGTTATACAAGAATGTGGGCAGCCGGGCGACACTCATCACGGAGCACGGCTCGTCGGCGGCCTTCAGTAGGATGTTGTAGACCTCGACATTGGGTTCCTTATAGGGGGTGACCGAGTCTTTGGTCAAAAGGTGGTACCATTCCACAAAGATCtgatgctgcagctgcaggaaaCCTTCgcgaatatatatatcctGCTTTTTATCGTGCTTGGCCCGATCCCGTGCGTGATTGATGCGACCCGAGCAGCGGGTTATCCACAGGCGATCTTCGGTGAGGAACGGAGCGATTGTGCGGAACTCGCTGGGGAATCGTATCGAGACGGATAGCGTCAGAGGAATGCCCCCATCACGGAGCTCATTGAAAACAATGCCCGCCAGGGTAGTCCGCTCGTCGAACTGATTTTGCATTTCGGACTCGCTTTCGTAGCCCACCGTTGAGCTCAGTTCCAGCGTTTTGGCCACATTCTTGGTCACGTCCGACGTGAAATCGGTTTTGGGCGTGAAGGCTAGGATGTACTTGGTTTTCTCCCGCTTCGAGTCCACCATGCGTCTGCGGAAAGTAATATAATCATGGAGTTATTAGCCTAATTTGAGACCTTTTGTATGGAGCTCCCTACTTTGAAAGGAGCTACATTCAAAAGGTACGCTCAAAATTAACCCATTTAAAGAGCTTGCACTTACGTCAATATATTTATGTCCTGCAGCTTGTGGGATACGATGCTCTGTTCGTTTTCGTTATCGGTGGTCCTGTAGAGAAGCCGCTTGGAGTGGGCAATGGGATTTAGGAAGATCACAAGGACCATAATCACCAGGGCGACGATCTCGAAGAGTGTCCGTCGCCACAAGTTCAACTCGATCCGGATGTAGCGCTTGAACAGAAGACCCTTGGTGGCCGGCATTTTAGActttcaaatataaatttaacaaacGAAAGAAAATTGATTGTGAGATCTGTACTCTTGCACAAAATAGAAGGTTTAAGTGTGGGAAGTTGTTCGGTTTTCGGCAGGGgattttgaatatatttcttattttgcGTCAAAACATAGCAGTACTTTGTTCTCAAAGCACATTTTGATGAATTCCGTCTACCCATTAGAACTTACAATTTTTTGAAACTTTGAACGATAATATTGAAAATCAGGTGACAACTTTGTTTTTGATTAACAAGGTGTTTCATTCGCATTTACTATTCACAATTTATAAGAAATACATTACATACTATTGATTTTATTATCAATTATAATTAACTACTTTTAAATTGCtaaccaaacaaaatcaaaGGAAACACAATGTAACTTATGAAAAGAGAGAACGCCATAgtcgactatcagatactcATACTCGGGTAAAGCGTCTGCAAATAGTAAATCTGATCTGATCTGATGGCATGCTGTAAACTTTTGATTTCAGGAGTAATTCCGAAAATTTTTGGGGTTACGCTAGATGTTactgaaacaaaaagttagtaccaaaaaaaaccatagAATGTATTTCCAAGGCGTGGGCTACATTTGCTTCTGTGGATGTGAAGTTTTCTGACAGTTTTTCTATTGTGATAATTCCTTATAttttgacgttcatacggacagagaGACGGGcaaacagacggacggacagacatgTCCTGCATATTTTTAATATCTTCTACATttgaaacatttaatttgagAACATTAGCTAGGTTTCCCACCTAGCTATTCTTATCGATTCCGATTACTCTGTGATATCGGTGGTCTGACTGCAGTGCGATAAAGGGCATGTTCCATCTCCAAAAGCAAATGCCGAGTCAtacaaaataccaaaattaACTCAACGTTTTTGCATTGTGAAGGAAACACGACGAATAATAACATATTAAATTGTAATCAGGTCCGGCAAACAAAATGACGGTGACGAATCGGGTATGTGCCTTTGAATTCCTTAGCTTTTTCGTCGCGGAAAACTAATGCTGTTTTCCCAGATGGAAATCGAGTCGGCCTACCAAAAAGGCGAGGGATTCCGCTCCTACTACATCCAAAAGATCGAGGAACTGCAGCTGGTTGTGGCCGAGAAGCACCAGAATCTAAGACGTCTGCAAGCCCAGCGCAATGAGCTCAATGCTAAAGGTAAATTTACTGCAGGGTATCCACTTCACGTTGTTTCCATTGTGGGTTAGCTATGGGACATAGAAAACATATACTGTTAAATCTTGCGATAAATGCCCACAATTACTACATTACTATTTTGCAGTTCGCATGCTGCgggaggagctgcagctgctccaggaaCAGGGTAGCTATGTGGGCGAGGTTGTGAAACCGATGGACAAGAAGAAGGTGCTGGTCAAGGTGCATCCCGAGGGCAAGTTCGTCGTCGACCTGGACAAAAACATAGATATTAACGACGTTACCCCCAATTGCCGTGTGGCCCTGCGCAATGAGAGCTATACGCTGCACAAGATTCTGCCCAATAAGGTGGATCCGCTGGTCTCGCTTATGATGGTCGAAAAAGTGCCTGATTCCACATATGAAATGGTTGGTGGCCTGGACAAACAGATTAAGGAGATCAAGGAGGTGATTGAGTTGCCCGTAAAGCATCCAGAGTTGTTCGATGCTTTGGGTATTGCCCAGCCGAAGGGAGTGCTCCTTTATGGACCTCCGGGTACAGGAAAGACTTTACTGGCCAGGGCCGTTGCCCATCATACCGAGTGCACCTTCATTCGTGTCTCTGGCTCGGAGCTGGTCCAGAAATTCATCGGCGAGGGCTCGCGAATGGTGCGAGAACTCTTTGTAATGGCCCGCGAACATGCGCCTTCCATTATTTTCATGGACGAAATCGATTCTATTGGCTCGTCGCGTATCGAGTCGGGATCCGGCGGCGATTCCGAGGTGCAGCGTACTATGCTGGAGCTACTCAATCAGCTGGATGGTTTTGAG contains these protein-coding regions:
- the LOC6526165 gene encoding phospholipid-transporting ATPase ABCA3, with the protein product MPATKGLLFKRYIRIELNLWRRTLFEIVALVIMVLVIFLNPIAHSKRLLYRTTDNENEQSIVSHKLQDINILTRMVDSKREKTKYILAFTPKTDFTSDVTKNVAKTLELSSTVGYESESEMQNQFDERTTLAGIVFNELRDGGIPLTLSVSIRFPSEFRTIAPFLTEDRLWITRCSGRINHARDRAKHDKKQDIYIREGFLQLQHQIFVEWYHLLTKDSVTPYKEPNVEVYNILLKAADEPCSVMSVARLPTFLYNFIYLLPFLNIIRNVAAQVEDGVMVHQWHYGYSFGMQWGIKFLVLFLRMCILGTIYTVMVLTFWAFGMREGEFSGTGTIAFVCFIIVYTVEIIITGMVVAKLFANPTNAVLFALLLWLFMYAAFCIILERYWDIHKYYVFFILVAFCNCQMHFSMSLFRSCIEEPEMVNTIDFVVIFTSAISSALIYFLILLAIQWRMPGTFLSRRVVNNRPRKIQDSDNTIMYLGRAPSFQNFEYGDVGSVELLRLRHVSTSHRDSERKILKNISMRIYRGEVFVILGHIGSGKLTLLRILAGLKFPLRGSVLIKGNSYQPNGEARRMVDFRFDEHGLNKHLTVEQTIDYHVRLKLSPSESDRYEIERRKWLAILDQHVESRRVRIGKLSSGSMKLVALCCCLAGDTPIIIMEEPTTQLTGREAQLFWSIVHAEKENRAFIIATYSVGEAEHVADRIGILSLGVLEASGTPFFLRAKFSSYVDLVIIKKPHVPDQPITDYINQIMYNIEPENEIGDTLTYRLPVIYRPRLQKLLIHLEIDRKMLGIENVRVVGAELSDIYMTLVTSFRLQQQMIPDVTQTFKYQVVSKSQLTKQRMRAMFYKKMIHTAPNVWPVIMIFTSFVLIAIIARLSVALDVPKVRQNSIHIGFNDPEDVLKYMPNLKGCGYIDIQSAVKVNEKKSVDVSRTFDDESFVCKKGSYRNDLKKKNELSSFGAVEADGNEYLNGYITQDIFHSAPMMLNLLHNVILRLAYPEQKDVVALVENHPLPTRLSRKINVLDNKIAHIHVPLVVGCIIPLTVSVFVIPLVEEEMYGLRFLQHMAGLGLRVFWGINLFWDWFTFFVYSIIIVVIMSLMGIGGFGFAENAILVLLLTIFGLAALPLTYLVSMFVNKSMVRAFLVSVLLQGTSGLVLYIIYWDVANSNKIFFYAACMSPGFSLLDGVSNVYARYLEQEICVDKCEAHDSCTKENMKEVVPNCKFDTLFKWAAPGILPPIVYMLLSALFILMLIFWIELHRREKKFHTSRDLRNMRTATYPFDDGDVADVKLKIAEADNTKAKQSVFLVDQVEARIPAAGKRIHTVSFALNKYMCMGIFGPRNSGKSHLIRQLVGQKGFAFGEIYMRGLDFKYDLESIHTYMGYCPQHKGLLNELTPREHIRLLCMIRGVPEAKIGEKMHDLCLMLNMTGWMHRKCSLLTAEKRQKLKIALALVAYNKVLILDEPTCGMPATTRREIWNILRYIRYCGKTIIFATNDELECKILADFIILFQDSEMLAIGSLQYLRYKYSHGFYLEVRLIRDGATLAESEENLRKDVENLAKFVNFLHNRSELVGRLNNWFKFYVPVGHIVYSFLYGAMEKNKLRLNVSDYCIYQADMISVVAQVQETRAQLKHHLVQTEGPLPLDTTTTKKGRGKK
- the LOC6526166 gene encoding 26S proteasome regulatory subunit 8, producing the protein MTVTNRMEIESAYQKGEGFRSYYIQKIEELQLVVAEKHQNLRRLQAQRNELNAKVRMLREELQLLQEQGSYVGEVVKPMDKKKVLVKVHPEGKFVVDLDKNIDINDVTPNCRVALRNESYTLHKILPNKVDPLVSLMMVEKVPDSTYEMVGGLDKQIKEIKEVIELPVKHPELFDALGIAQPKGVLLYGPPGTGKTLLARAVAHHTECTFIRVSGSELVQKFIGEGSRMVRELFVMAREHAPSIIFMDEIDSIGSSRIESGSGGDSEVQRTMLELLNQLDGFEATKNIKVIMATNRIDILDPALLRPGRIDRKIEFPPPNEEARLDILKIHSRKMNLTRGINLRKIAELMPGASGAEVKGVCTEAGMYALRERRVHVTQEDFEMAVAKVMQKDSEKNMSIKKLWK